A window of Roseovarius sp. THAF27 contains these coding sequences:
- the hisG gene encoding ATP phosphoribosyltransferase: MSVKIGVPSKGRLMEKTFGWFADRGVELGRSGEEREYAGFVRGVENVELVLLSAGEIPRELAAGRIHLGVTGQDLVREKLGGWEQVVEEVEVLGFGAADLVLAVPQAWVDVGTLDDLDAVAAAFREKHGYRLRIATKYHRLVREFLRDNGVADYQLVDSQGATEGTVKNETAEAIADITSSGDTLRANHLKTLEDGMILRSQATLFRSRRVAHDPDDHAALKALLDTLGVD; encoded by the coding sequence ATGAGCGTGAAGATCGGTGTGCCCTCGAAGGGCCGGTTGATGGAGAAGACCTTTGGCTGGTTCGCGGACCGGGGCGTGGAGCTGGGCCGGAGCGGCGAGGAACGCGAGTACGCGGGGTTCGTGCGCGGGGTCGAGAATGTCGAGCTGGTGCTGTTGTCGGCGGGAGAGATCCCGCGCGAGCTGGCCGCCGGGCGCATCCATCTGGGCGTGACCGGGCAGGACCTGGTGCGCGAGAAGCTGGGCGGCTGGGAGCAGGTCGTGGAAGAGGTCGAGGTGCTGGGCTTTGGCGCCGCGGACCTGGTGCTGGCGGTGCCGCAGGCCTGGGTGGACGTGGGCACGCTGGATGACCTGGATGCGGTGGCGGCGGCGTTTCGGGAAAAACACGGGTATCGCCTGCGGATCGCAACGAAGTATCACCGGCTGGTGCGGGAATTCCTGCGCGACAACGGCGTGGCGGATTACCAGCTGGTCGACAGCCAGGGCGCGACCGAGGGCACGGTGAAGAACGAGACGGCGGAGGCGATTGCGGATATCACCTCGTCCGGGGATACGCTCAGGGCCAATCACCTGAAGACGCTGGAGGACGGGATGATCCTGCGCAGCCAGGCGACGCTGTTTCGCTCGCGCCGGGTGGCGCATGACCCGGACGATCACGCGGCGCTGAAAGCGCTTCTGGATACGCTGGGCGTGGACTGA